The following proteins are co-located in the Bacillus oleivorans genome:
- the hslV gene encoding ATP-dependent protease subunit HslV — MSNFHATTIFAVQHNGKCAMAGDGQVTFGNAVVMKHTARKLRRLFGGKVLAGFAGSVADAFTLFEMFEGKLEEFNGNLQRAAVELAKQWRSDKVLRKLEAMLIVMNQTHMLLISGTGEVIEPDDGIIAIGSGGNYALAAGRALKRNAGEYLDAHAIAKAALETAAEICVYTNHEIIIEEL, encoded by the coding sequence ATGTCTAACTTTCATGCTACAACGATATTTGCAGTCCAGCACAATGGAAAATGTGCAATGGCTGGAGATGGACAGGTTACCTTTGGAAATGCAGTGGTAATGAAGCATACTGCCAGAAAGTTAAGAAGGTTGTTTGGAGGAAAGGTATTGGCAGGCTTTGCGGGTTCTGTTGCTGATGCATTCACCCTTTTCGAAATGTTTGAGGGCAAGCTTGAAGAGTTTAACGGGAACTTACAAAGAGCTGCAGTTGAATTGGCCAAACAATGGCGAAGTGATAAAGTTTTGCGAAAGCTCGAAGCGATGCTGATTGTTATGAATCAGACGCATATGCTTTTAATTTCAGGTACGGGTGAAGTCATCGAGCCAGATGATGGAATTATAGCAATTGGTTCAGGTGGGAATTATGCTCTTGCTGCCGGGAGAGCCTTAAAGCGCAATGCAGGTGAGTATCTTGATGCTCACGCGATTGCAAAAGCAGCATTAGAAACGGCAGCAGAAATTTGCGTTTATACGAATCATGAAATTATCATAGAGGAGCTGTAA
- the hslU gene encoding HslU--HslV peptidase ATPase subunit has product MVNLAKGNATYLTPRQIVERLDQYIIGQKDAKRAVAVALRNRFRRSQLPEKLRDEISPKNILMIGPTGVGKTEIARRMAKLVGAPFVKVEATKFTEVGYVGRDVESMVRDLVETSVRLVKEEKLLSVREKAEKNANKRLVELLVPGKKKQTNMKNPFEMLFGGGDQNDDQQSNNDDHNLIERRKIVKEKLDLGELENEYVTVEVEEQQPSMFDLLQGSGMEQMGMNMQDALSSLMPKKKKRRKLTVREARKVIANEEANKLIDMDEVTSEAIFRAEQTGIIFIDEIDKIASRGNQTSNADVSREGVQRDILPIVEGSTVVTKYGSVKTDHILFMAAGAFHTAKPSDLIPELQGRFPIRVELGKLSAEDFVRILVEPDNALIKQYKALLETEGIQIEFSDDAIRRIAEIAFDVNQNTDNIGARRLHTILEKLLEDLSFEGPDINLETVKITKEYVDDKLSAISKDKDLSQFIL; this is encoded by the coding sequence ATGGTGAATCTAGCGAAGGGAAACGCAACTTATTTAACACCTCGACAAATTGTGGAACGATTAGACCAATATATCATTGGCCAAAAAGATGCAAAGAGGGCGGTAGCTGTTGCATTAAGGAATCGTTTTCGCCGGAGCCAGCTGCCTGAAAAGCTAAGAGATGAAATTAGTCCAAAAAATATTTTAATGATTGGACCAACTGGAGTAGGGAAAACAGAAATTGCAAGACGCATGGCGAAGCTGGTAGGAGCTCCATTTGTGAAGGTTGAGGCAACAAAATTTACAGAAGTAGGTTATGTCGGCCGGGATGTTGAATCAATGGTTCGCGACCTTGTGGAAACATCTGTAAGGCTTGTTAAGGAAGAAAAACTGCTCAGTGTTCGTGAAAAAGCCGAAAAAAATGCCAATAAACGATTGGTAGAGTTACTAGTACCAGGCAAAAAGAAACAAACGAATATGAAAAACCCTTTTGAAATGCTGTTTGGCGGAGGCGATCAAAATGACGATCAGCAATCCAACAATGATGATCACAATCTGATTGAGCGCCGAAAGATTGTCAAAGAAAAGTTAGACTTAGGTGAACTTGAAAACGAGTACGTAACCGTTGAAGTCGAAGAACAGCAGCCATCTATGTTCGATTTACTCCAAGGTTCTGGAATGGAACAAATGGGGATGAACATGCAGGATGCCCTAAGCAGCCTGATGCCGAAAAAGAAAAAGCGAAGAAAGCTTACAGTCCGGGAAGCAAGAAAAGTCATTGCGAATGAGGAAGCCAATAAGCTTATTGATATGGATGAAGTAACATCCGAAGCGATATTCAGAGCTGAACAAACCGGTATCATTTTTATCGATGAAATTGATAAAATCGCAAGCCGCGGCAATCAGACTTCAAACGCAGACGTTTCAAGGGAAGGCGTACAGCGGGATATCCTGCCAATTGTTGAAGGATCTACAGTTGTTACAAAGTATGGTTCAGTAAAAACCGATCATATTCTGTTCATGGCAGCCGGGGCTTTTCATACGGCAAAGCCATCCGATTTGATTCCTGAACTGCAAGGACGATTCCCAATTCGGGTCGAGCTAGGAAAATTATCGGCTGAAGACTTTGTCAGAATTTTAGTAGAACCTGATAATGCCTTAATTAAACAATACAAAGCATTATTAGAAACAGAAGGTATACAAATTGAATTTTCTGACGATGCTATTCGTAGAATTGCCGAAATCGCTTTTGATGTGAATCAAAACACAGATAATATCGGGGCTAGAAGATTACATACAATTTTAGAAAAGCTGCTGGAGGATCTTTCATTTGAAGGGCCTGATATCAACTTAGAAACAGTTAAAATTACAAAAGAGTATGTGGATGATAAGCTAAGTGCGATTTCAAAAGACAAAGATTTAAGTCAATTCATACTTTAA
- the codY gene encoding GTP-sensing pleiotropic transcriptional regulator CodY: MDLLSKTRKINAMLQKAAGKPVNFMDMANTLSEVIEANVYVLSRRGKLLGFAINQQIENERMKQMLAERQFPEEYTKNLFSIQETSPNLDVYSEHTAFPVENRDLFKNGLTTIVPINGGGERLGTLILARVNAEFSDDDLILAEYGATVVGMEILREKSEEIEEEARSKAVVQMAISSLSYSELEAIEHIFEELSGKEGLLVASKIADRVGITRSVIVNALRKLESAGVIESRSLGMKGTYIKVLNDKFLDELEKLKTS, translated from the coding sequence ATGGATTTATTATCAAAAACAAGAAAAATTAATGCGATGCTTCAAAAAGCAGCAGGAAAACCTGTTAATTTCATGGATATGGCCAACACTTTAAGTGAAGTCATTGAAGCAAATGTGTATGTGTTAAGCCGCAGAGGGAAATTACTAGGTTTTGCCATTAATCAGCAAATTGAAAATGAGCGTATGAAACAAATGCTCGCTGAACGCCAATTTCCAGAAGAATATACTAAAAATTTATTTAGTATCCAAGAAACTTCTCCAAATCTTGACGTTTATAGTGAGCATACAGCTTTCCCGGTAGAAAATAGAGATCTGTTTAAAAACGGGTTAACTACAATAGTTCCGATTAACGGCGGAGGAGAAAGATTAGGTACGCTCATTCTCGCTAGGGTAAACGCTGAGTTTTCAGATGACGATTTAATTTTAGCTGAATACGGGGCTACTGTAGTAGGAATGGAAATTCTCCGTGAAAAATCAGAAGAAATTGAAGAGGAAGCTCGAAGTAAAGCAGTTGTTCAAATGGCGATCAGTTCACTTTCTTATAGCGAATTAGAAGCAATTGAACATATTTTTGAAGAATTAAGCGGTAAAGAAGGCCTTTTAGTTGCTTCTAAGATTGCAGACAGAGTCGGGATTACCCGTTCTGTAATCGTCAATGCACTTAGAAAGCTGGAAAGTGCTGGTGTTATTGAATCCCGTTCATTAGGGATGAAAGGTACCTATATCAAAGTTTTAAATGATAAATTCTTAGATGAACTTGAAAAACTAAAAACTTCTTGA
- the flgB gene encoding flagellar basal body rod protein FlgB produces the protein MKLFSDIFTSLEQGLQYSTTKQKAISDNIANVDTPNYKAKTVTFQDTLQKATLEINAYRTDARHFTFTANTNSSPVIEAKSTLVYNNNGNSVDMDKEMADLAKNQIYYNALIDRLSSKFSSLQNVIKGGQ, from the coding sequence GTGAAATTATTTTCTGATATCTTTACTTCGCTCGAACAGGGGTTACAATATTCGACAACAAAACAAAAAGCCATTTCAGACAATATTGCAAATGTCGACACTCCCAACTATAAGGCGAAGACAGTTACCTTCCAAGATACACTTCAAAAGGCGACATTAGAAATTAATGCCTATAGAACCGACGCAAGACATTTTACCTTCACTGCAAATACCAATAGCAGTCCTGTTATTGAAGCAAAATCCACGCTTGTTTACAACAACAATGGAAATAGTGTTGATATGGATAAGGAAATGGCAGATTTGGCAAAAAACCAAATTTATTACAATGCTTTAATTGACAGACTTAGCAGCAAGTTTTCATCCCTGCAAAATGTCATAAAGGGAGGACAATAA
- the flgC gene encoding flagellar basal body rod protein FlgC, translated as MNAFNSFNITSSALSAQRLRMDVISSNMANADTTRAELVNGEWQPYRRKMVVLESENSFSGLLNRAMNNKSADGGVAVTNVVDDQTPFNLVYDPSHPDANEQGYVEMPNVDPLREMVDLISATRSYEANVTVLNATKAMMMKALEIGK; from the coding sequence ATGAACGCCTTTAACAGTTTTAATATTACTTCATCAGCGCTTTCTGCCCAAAGGCTTAGAATGGATGTTATTTCGTCTAACATGGCCAATGCCGATACAACCCGGGCTGAACTCGTTAATGGCGAATGGCAGCCGTACCGGAGAAAAATGGTTGTGCTAGAATCAGAAAACAGCTTTTCAGGTCTATTAAATCGGGCTATGAATAACAAATCAGCGGACGGGGGAGTGGCCGTAACGAATGTAGTGGATGATCAAACTCCTTTTAATCTTGTCTATGACCCAAGCCATCCTGATGCCAATGAACAAGGCTATGTTGAAATGCCGAATGTTGATCCGTTAAGAGAGATGGTAGATCTTATAAGTGCAACAAGATCATATGAAGCCAACGTAACGGTATTGAATGCGACAAAAGCAATGATGATGAAAGCTTTAGAAATTGGGAAATAG
- the fliE gene encoding flagellar hook-basal body complex protein FliE yields MINPISGPALPTAAAANTERTSPFEAQKSFSSWLKDSIEQVNKAQVESDQMTQKLIQGEDVELHEVMIAASKASVTLQATIEVRNKVVDAYKEVMRMQL; encoded by the coding sequence ATGATTAATCCAATATCCGGTCCAGCCCTGCCAACTGCTGCTGCTGCGAATACAGAGCGTACAAGTCCATTTGAAGCTCAGAAATCATTTTCTTCATGGTTAAAAGATTCGATTGAACAGGTTAATAAAGCTCAAGTTGAATCAGATCAGATGACCCAGAAATTAATTCAGGGAGAAGATGTAGAATTACACGAAGTTATGATTGCTGCTTCAAAAGCAAGTGTTACGTTACAAGCTACAATTGAAGTAAGAAATAAAGTAGTTGATGCTTATAAAGAAGTTATGAGAATGCAACTATAA